From a region of the Corallococcus coralloides DSM 2259 genome:
- a CDS encoding Hsp70 family protein, producing the protein MSHVVGIDLGTTHSLVAALDGAGRPNLLTNRLGQRLTPSVVGLDAEGRLHVGESARAQLLVHPERTIAEVKRRMGRDLPVTLGDRRYSPTEISALILRALREDAERALGGTVSEAVVTVPAYFSDAQRQATKDAGELAGLKVERLLNEPTAAALAYGVNHLDAEQYVLVYDLGGGTFDVSVLEMFQGVLDVKASAGNNQLGGSDFDQALAAWLGAEFERAHGVSLAGNLAAQVRLKAAAEAAKIALTSVEATPVIVPFLAPGRGGTPASLEVEVTRARFDALITDLVRSTLDPMESALKDAKLSKKSIAEVVLVGGSSRVPLVRRLVAEYFGREPRDGVHPDEAVALGAALQAGLKTGAVSAAHGIMITDVCPFTLGVEVQASVGRERVGGVFSPLIPRNTTVPVSRTETFATTADGQRAVEIRVFQGEARLVKDNLLLDAYTVEGVPPGRAGTEKVAVTFTYDINGILDVTTRVVSTGKEATLVVDKRSQRLGPEQRLEAKERLAREWGAAPVPATPVPAPASPEADADALLNAATERIATAPAHVRPRLESLCNALREARAKGDRGAAARLDAELTDLLFDLG; encoded by the coding sequence ATGAGTCACGTCGTTGGCATCGATCTAGGCACCACGCACTCCCTGGTGGCCGCGCTCGACGGCGCGGGCCGTCCCAACCTCCTGACCAACCGGTTGGGGCAGCGCCTCACGCCGTCGGTGGTGGGGCTGGACGCGGAGGGCCGTCTCCACGTGGGCGAGTCCGCGCGAGCGCAGCTGCTCGTGCATCCGGAGCGCACCATCGCGGAGGTGAAGCGGCGCATGGGCCGCGACCTGCCGGTGACGCTGGGTGACCGGCGCTACAGCCCCACGGAGATCTCCGCGCTCATCCTGCGTGCGCTGCGCGAGGACGCGGAGCGGGCGCTGGGCGGCACGGTGTCGGAAGCCGTGGTCACGGTGCCCGCCTACTTCAGCGATGCGCAGCGCCAGGCGACCAAGGACGCGGGGGAACTGGCGGGGCTCAAGGTGGAGCGGCTGCTCAACGAGCCCACCGCCGCGGCGCTCGCGTACGGCGTGAACCACCTGGACGCCGAGCAGTACGTGCTGGTGTACGACCTGGGCGGCGGCACGTTCGACGTGTCGGTGCTGGAGATGTTCCAGGGCGTGCTGGACGTGAAGGCCTCCGCGGGCAACAACCAGCTGGGAGGCAGCGACTTCGACCAGGCGCTGGCCGCGTGGCTGGGCGCGGAGTTCGAGCGCGCCCACGGTGTGTCGCTGGCCGGGAACCTGGCGGCGCAGGTGCGGCTCAAGGCCGCGGCGGAGGCCGCGAAGATCGCGCTCACCTCCGTGGAGGCCACGCCGGTCATCGTGCCGTTCCTCGCGCCGGGCCGGGGTGGCACGCCCGCGTCGCTGGAGGTGGAGGTGACGCGCGCGAGGTTCGACGCGCTGATCACGGACCTGGTGCGCTCGACGCTCGACCCGATGGAGAGCGCGCTGAAGGACGCGAAGCTGTCGAAGAAGTCCATCGCGGAGGTGGTGCTGGTGGGTGGCAGCTCGCGCGTGCCGCTGGTGCGCCGGCTGGTCGCTGAATACTTCGGGCGAGAGCCCCGCGACGGCGTGCACCCGGACGAGGCGGTGGCGCTGGGCGCCGCGTTGCAGGCGGGGCTGAAGACGGGCGCGGTGAGCGCCGCGCACGGCATCATGATCACCGACGTGTGTCCCTTCACGCTGGGCGTGGAGGTGCAGGCGTCAGTGGGGCGCGAGCGGGTGGGCGGGGTCTTCTCGCCGCTCATTCCGCGCAACACGACGGTGCCGGTGTCGCGCACGGAGACCTTCGCCACCACGGCGGACGGGCAGCGCGCGGTGGAGATCCGCGTGTTCCAGGGCGAGGCGCGGCTGGTGAAGGACAACCTGCTGCTGGACGCGTACACGGTGGAGGGCGTGCCGCCCGGACGCGCGGGGACGGAGAAGGTCGCGGTCACGTTCACGTACGACATCAACGGCATCCTCGACGTGACGACACGGGTGGTCTCCACGGGCAAGGAGGCCACGCTGGTGGTGGACAAGCGCTCGCAGCGCCTGGGGCCGGAGCAGCGGCTGGAGGCGAAGGAGCGGCTGGCGCGCGAATGGGGCGCGGCCCCTGTACCAGCGACGCCGGTGCCCGCCCCCGCGTCTCCGGAAGCCGACGCGGACGCCTTGTTGAACGCGGCGACCGAACGGATCGCGACCGCGCCGGCACATGTGCGTCCCCGGCTGGAATCCCTGTGCAATGCCTTGCGCGAGGCCCGCGCGAAGGGCGACCGGGGTGCCGCGGCCCGTCTGGACGCCGAGCTGACCGACCTGTTGTTCGACCTGGGTTGA
- a CDS encoding formylglycine-generating enzyme family protein: protein MISASFRVRSGVALLVFMAGCGTAKEGTAPRVARVEPVPPPESVWLPAGRFEMGSPAGELGRDVDEGPRTELAFERFQMDVTPVTARAFAARREQVRAKEPQARWWTDAETPAEWLGRCNLDSERTDHPVNCVDWRAARAYCEVIGGELPTEAEWEYAVRASTTSAFWWGESFEAEQVVGSVSCGSRGCLGGTAPVVHAGPRCNGWGLCDMAGNVWQWTATGYQERLGEDAPSEASGVPEKPVHRGGSWLNHIPSLFRSAHRGLAYPKNGLTGVGFRCVHRP, encoded by the coding sequence ATGATTTCGGCTTCCTTCCGGGTTCGTTCGGGCGTCGCCCTCCTCGTGTTCATGGCGGGCTGTGGCACCGCGAAGGAGGGGACGGCTCCGCGCGTTGCCCGAGTGGAGCCCGTGCCTCCGCCTGAGTCGGTGTGGCTGCCGGCCGGGCGCTTCGAGATGGGCTCACCGGCGGGAGAGCTGGGACGGGATGTGGATGAAGGGCCCCGGACGGAACTCGCGTTCGAGCGCTTCCAGATGGACGTCACGCCCGTGACGGCGCGGGCCTTCGCGGCGCGGCGTGAGCAGGTGCGCGCGAAGGAGCCGCAGGCGCGCTGGTGGACCGACGCGGAGACGCCGGCGGAATGGCTCGGTCGCTGCAACCTGGACTCCGAGCGCACGGATCATCCCGTGAACTGCGTGGACTGGCGCGCCGCGCGGGCCTATTGCGAGGTCATCGGAGGTGAACTGCCCACGGAGGCGGAGTGGGAATACGCCGTGCGTGCCTCGACGACCTCCGCCTTCTGGTGGGGTGAGTCGTTCGAAGCGGAGCAGGTGGTCGGCTCGGTGTCGTGCGGGTCGCGAGGCTGCCTGGGTGGCACTGCCCCGGTGGTTCACGCCGGGCCTCGATGCAACGGCTGGGGGCTTTGCGACATGGCCGGGAACGTGTGGCAGTGGACCGCCACCGGCTATCAGGAGCGGCTGGGCGAGGACGCGCCTTCTGAAGCCTCTGGCGTGCCGGAGAAGCCCGTCCACCGGGGAGGCTCCTGGCTCAACCACATCCCATCCTTGTTCCGGTCCGCCCACCGGGGCCTCGCCTATCCAAAGAATGGACTGACGGGAGTGGGGTTCCGCTGCGTGCACCGGCCCTGA
- a CDS encoding tRNA(His) guanylyltransferase Thg1 family protein: MKFDELDEKMRVFETAHDLCVLPGVFMVARIDGRGFTRLTKEVHAFESPFDVRFRDLMVATTGHLMESGFRVVYGYTQSDEISLLFHPDEDTFGRKTRKLNSVLAGEASAKFSLLLGDLGTFDCRICELPNAGLVRDYFRWRSEDAVRNALNAHCYWSLRREGKNVAEATAMLTRLSVAEKNELLFQRGVNFNDVPNWQKRGTGLYRETYAKEARDPRTGETVLAERRRLKVDYELPMKDAYDAFILSLLEGVAR, encoded by the coding sequence GTGAAGTTCGATGAGCTGGACGAGAAGATGCGTGTGTTCGAGACCGCGCACGACCTGTGCGTGCTGCCCGGCGTGTTCATGGTGGCGCGCATCGATGGGCGCGGCTTCACGCGGCTCACGAAGGAGGTGCACGCCTTCGAGAGCCCCTTCGACGTGCGCTTCCGGGACCTGATGGTCGCGACGACCGGGCACCTGATGGAGAGCGGCTTCCGGGTCGTCTACGGCTACACGCAGAGCGACGAAATCTCGCTGCTCTTCCACCCGGACGAGGACACCTTCGGGCGCAAGACGCGCAAGCTCAACTCCGTCCTCGCGGGGGAGGCGAGCGCGAAGTTCTCGCTGCTCCTGGGGGACCTGGGCACGTTCGACTGCCGCATCTGCGAGCTGCCGAACGCGGGGCTCGTGCGCGACTACTTCCGCTGGCGCAGCGAGGACGCGGTCCGGAACGCGCTGAACGCGCACTGCTACTGGAGCCTGCGCCGCGAAGGGAAGAACGTGGCGGAGGCCACGGCCATGCTCACGCGCCTGTCGGTGGCGGAGAAGAACGAGCTGCTCTTCCAGCGGGGCGTGAACTTCAACGACGTGCCGAACTGGCAGAAGCGCGGGACGGGGCTCTACCGGGAGACGTACGCGAAGGAGGCCCGCGACCCGAGGACGGGGGAGACGGTCCTCGCGGAGCGCCGCCGCCTCAAGGTGGACTACGAGCTGCCGATGAAGGATGCGTACGACGCCTTCATCCTGTCGTTGCTGGAGGGCGTGGCGCGATGA
- a CDS encoding AAA family ATPase, protein MEAVIFTGIQGAGKSSFYRERFFTTHVRLSLDMLKTRHREKVLLRACLEAKQPFVVDNTNPTVAERSRYIAAAKQFGFRVVGLYFQSKVADALLRNDQRPAEQRVPLVGVLGTYKRLQVPGPEEGFDALFFVRLGPDGFTVEEWQREVR, encoded by the coding sequence ATGGAAGCGGTCATCTTCACGGGCATCCAGGGAGCGGGGAAGAGCAGCTTCTACCGGGAGCGCTTCTTCACCACGCACGTCCGCCTGAGCCTGGACATGCTCAAGACGCGGCACCGGGAGAAGGTGCTGCTGCGCGCGTGCCTGGAAGCGAAGCAGCCCTTCGTGGTGGACAACACCAACCCCACGGTGGCGGAGCGCTCCCGCTACATCGCGGCCGCGAAGCAGTTCGGCTTCCGCGTGGTGGGGCTCTACTTCCAGTCGAAGGTCGCGGACGCGCTGCTGCGGAATGATCAGCGCCCGGCGGAGCAGCGCGTGCCGCTGGTGGGCGTGCTCGGAACGTACAAGCGATTGCAGGTCCCCGGTCCCGAGGAGGGCTTCGACGCGCTCTTCTTCGTCCGGCTGGGGCCGGACGGTTTCACCGTGGAGGAGTGGCAACGTGAAGTTCGATGA
- the ftsY gene encoding signal recognition particle-docking protein FtsY translates to MKTPNPLDALLAQVPPAPSPAPTPGGGTTQPGTGTPPDTGLTGGEVVGIGGAALFVVLALVAARKLFGKKRVPEAPKKPEAEAPQLPAERPELRVELPPNEAELARRRDLDDAHARMDELRRERETASFAAHAAKDPAEKARLEEQVRALKEREEEAKRVEYRAKKALDDETRERRKREQVEAVRLREEAIAQEAAQAEAARQAEAAAARAKVEAEGGRTLAQGLDRTKNQGFMARLNGLFGGQRTMDESVLSELEEILFTADIGVRTADHLVEVARDKLKRAELKDPERIKGAIRDEVARMVDLPVPRSLEGGGPPHVVMVVGVNGAGKTTTIGKLAAQLTGQGKKVVLAAGDTFRAAATEQLDVWASRAGAQLVTGPENGDPSAVIFEAVKKAKDEGADVIIADTAGRLHTKAPLMEELKKVKRVMDKALPGAPHEVLLVLDSTNGQNAIQQAKQFHEAVGVSAIALTKLDGTAKGGVIIGICDELKLPVVWVGVGEKIADLRRFEPREFVQALFD, encoded by the coding sequence ATGAAGACCCCGAACCCCCTCGACGCACTCCTGGCGCAGGTGCCCCCCGCCCCCTCCCCCGCCCCTACCCCCGGCGGCGGGACGACGCAGCCGGGCACGGGCACCCCGCCGGACACCGGACTCACCGGCGGCGAAGTGGTGGGCATTGGCGGCGCGGCCCTCTTCGTCGTCCTGGCGCTCGTCGCGGCGCGCAAGCTCTTCGGCAAGAAGCGCGTGCCGGAAGCCCCCAAGAAGCCGGAGGCGGAGGCGCCCCAGCTGCCCGCGGAGCGCCCCGAACTGCGCGTGGAGCTGCCGCCCAACGAGGCGGAGCTCGCCCGGCGACGGGACCTGGATGACGCCCACGCGCGCATGGACGAGCTGCGCCGTGAGCGCGAGACGGCCTCGTTCGCCGCCCACGCCGCGAAGGACCCGGCGGAGAAGGCCCGGCTGGAGGAGCAGGTCCGCGCCCTCAAGGAGCGCGAGGAGGAGGCCAAGCGCGTCGAGTACCGCGCCAAGAAGGCGCTCGACGACGAGACGCGCGAGCGCCGCAAGCGGGAGCAGGTGGAAGCGGTGCGCCTGCGCGAGGAGGCCATCGCCCAGGAGGCCGCCCAGGCGGAGGCCGCCCGTCAGGCCGAGGCCGCCGCGGCGCGCGCCAAGGTGGAGGCGGAGGGCGGCCGCACGCTGGCGCAGGGGCTGGACCGCACGAAGAACCAGGGCTTCATGGCGCGGCTCAACGGCCTGTTCGGCGGCCAGCGCACCATGGACGAGTCCGTCCTGTCGGAGCTGGAGGAGATCCTCTTCACCGCCGACATCGGCGTGCGCACCGCGGACCACCTGGTGGAGGTGGCGCGCGACAAGCTCAAGCGCGCGGAGCTGAAGGACCCGGAGCGCATCAAGGGCGCCATCCGCGACGAGGTGGCGCGCATGGTGGACCTGCCCGTGCCGCGTTCGCTGGAGGGCGGTGGCCCGCCGCACGTGGTGATGGTGGTGGGCGTCAACGGCGCCGGGAAGACGACGACCATCGGCAAGCTGGCCGCGCAGCTCACCGGCCAGGGCAAGAAGGTGGTGCTCGCCGCGGGTGACACCTTCCGCGCCGCCGCCACGGAGCAGCTGGACGTGTGGGCCAGCCGCGCCGGCGCCCAGCTGGTGACGGGTCCGGAGAACGGCGACCCGAGCGCCGTCATCTTCGAGGCGGTGAAGAAGGCGAAGGACGAAGGCGCGGACGTCATCATCGCGGACACCGCGGGCCGGCTGCACACCAAGGCCCCGCTCATGGAGGAGCTCAAGAAGGTCAAGCGCGTGATGGACAAGGCGCTGCCCGGCGCGCCCCATGAGGTGCTGCTCGTGCTGGACTCCACCAACGGGCAGAACGCCATCCAGCAGGCCAAGCAGTTCCACGAGGCCGTGGGCGTCAGCGCCATCGCGCTCACCAAGCTGGACGGCACCGCCAAGGGCGGCGTCATCATCGGCATCTGCGACGAGTTGAAGCTGCCCGTGGTCTGGGTGGGCGTGGGCGAGAAGATCGCCGACCTGCGCCGCTTCGAGCCGCGCGAGTTCGTGCAGGCGCTGTTCGACTGA
- a CDS encoding M1 family aminopeptidase — MRTLPGWWLLCALVAGPVAAATPPAPAAPAIPGAGSVAPEVQLCLQHLKPEERDRAARALGPLESVPLYRVQLEVEPKERRVWGKVQVELVARGPKPVTELFLRLTPNTRSRQVTLSGAKLNGKAVALELGPEPTLQRIAVEPPVPPGGTVSLEVALKGTVPKAAPGAESLLGSGGLLGGGAKGGADDHGAFSATADVMSLVGVVPQVPPVDDQGQPWAGPQGTGDLALYEPAHVLATLTVPSGWAAHATGTPMGAVPERDGRVRYSFAAAAVRDFPVLVTRGYQSATATVNGVTVESHFAARDAAVGKRVLKYASQALTEFEKRLGPLPYTHFRVVQAPLSGGAGGMEFPGLVTVGTSLYRAKQDPLSMLVGMPGMEAFQELLDAQGGAGMLAQVSSQVGASLERTLEFTVAHEVAHQYFAGLVGSDPIRDPVVDESLAQYAALLYMEWAHGPEAAESLRNEALVMPYQFFRMTGGSDGRADRPTGDFDGGELEYGALVYGKAPLLHHASRKLVGDSAFFKALRAYVDTYRFKWACKACFTQELAKASPANAKALTQLRTRWWEEAHGDEDLGAADLQGLMEAMGGDMGMGGVKLDAQTQQLLEQLLPQLMGQ, encoded by the coding sequence ATGCGGACCCTCCCCGGATGGTGGCTGCTGTGCGCGTTGGTCGCGGGCCCCGTGGCCGCGGCGACACCTCCCGCCCCCGCCGCTCCCGCCATCCCGGGCGCGGGCAGCGTGGCGCCGGAGGTGCAGCTGTGCCTCCAGCACCTGAAGCCAGAGGAGCGGGACCGGGCCGCGCGGGCGCTGGGACCGCTGGAGTCCGTGCCGCTCTACCGGGTTCAGCTGGAGGTGGAGCCGAAGGAGCGGCGCGTCTGGGGCAAGGTGCAGGTGGAGCTGGTGGCCAGGGGCCCCAAGCCGGTGACGGAGCTGTTCCTGCGGCTCACGCCCAACACCCGCTCCCGCCAGGTGACGCTCTCTGGAGCGAAGCTCAACGGGAAGGCCGTGGCGCTGGAGCTGGGGCCGGAGCCCACGTTGCAGCGCATCGCTGTCGAGCCGCCGGTGCCCCCGGGCGGCACGGTGTCGCTGGAGGTCGCGCTGAAGGGCACGGTGCCGAAGGCGGCGCCGGGCGCGGAGTCGCTCCTGGGCTCGGGCGGGCTCCTGGGCGGCGGCGCGAAGGGCGGGGCGGATGACCACGGCGCCTTCTCCGCCACGGCGGACGTGATGAGCCTGGTGGGCGTGGTGCCGCAGGTGCCGCCGGTGGATGACCAGGGCCAGCCGTGGGCCGGCCCGCAGGGCACGGGGGACCTGGCGCTGTACGAGCCCGCGCACGTGCTGGCCACGCTCACGGTGCCGTCGGGCTGGGCGGCGCACGCCACCGGGACGCCCATGGGCGCGGTGCCCGAGCGCGACGGCCGGGTGCGCTACAGCTTCGCGGCGGCGGCGGTGCGCGACTTCCCGGTGCTGGTGACGCGCGGCTACCAGTCCGCCACCGCCACGGTGAACGGCGTCACGGTGGAGAGCCACTTCGCGGCGCGGGACGCGGCGGTGGGCAAGCGCGTGCTCAAGTACGCGTCGCAGGCCCTGACGGAGTTCGAGAAGCGGCTGGGCCCGCTGCCCTACACCCACTTCCGCGTGGTGCAGGCGCCCTTGAGCGGCGGCGCGGGCGGCATGGAGTTCCCGGGGCTGGTGACGGTGGGCACGTCCCTCTACCGCGCGAAGCAGGACCCGCTGTCCATGCTGGTGGGCATGCCCGGCATGGAGGCCTTCCAGGAGCTGCTGGACGCGCAGGGCGGCGCGGGGATGCTGGCGCAGGTGAGCTCGCAGGTGGGCGCGTCCCTGGAGCGCACGCTGGAGTTCACCGTGGCGCACGAGGTGGCGCACCAGTACTTCGCGGGGCTCGTGGGCTCGGACCCCATCCGCGACCCGGTGGTGGACGAGTCCCTGGCGCAGTACGCGGCGCTCCTCTACATGGAGTGGGCCCACGGCCCGGAGGCCGCCGAGTCCCTGCGCAACGAGGCGCTGGTGATGCCCTACCAGTTCTTCCGCATGACGGGCGGCAGCGACGGCCGCGCGGACCGGCCCACGGGCGACTTCGACGGCGGCGAGCTGGAGTACGGCGCGCTCGTGTACGGCAAGGCGCCGCTCTTGCACCACGCGTCGCGCAAGCTCGTGGGGGACAGCGCCTTCTTCAAGGCCCTGCGCGCGTACGTGGACACGTACCGCTTCAAGTGGGCGTGCAAGGCGTGCTTCACGCAGGAGCTGGCGAAGGCGAGCCCCGCGAACGCGAAGGCGCTGACGCAGCTGCGCACGCGCTGGTGGGAGGAGGCCCACGGCGACGAGGACCTGGGCGCGGCGGACCTCCAGGGGCTGATGGAGGCCATGGGCGGCGACATGGGCATGGGCGGCGTGAAGCTGGACGCCCAGACGCAGCAGCTCCTGGAACAGCTCCTGCCCCAGTTGATGGGGCAGTAG
- a CDS encoding PEGA domain-containing protein: protein MSLRRFAILSLVATLALPSAAFAQDIDDLLGPSETKPTKPKGTKTKPAKPPKPTVKRKTPPKPTAKRKGKTGKNAATATAEDTAPAKATLALKLGSNARGAKVTVDGQEVNPQTPLELAPGEYTVVARRQNYSDFIQQVTLAPGLTTELIIALDAATGFATLRADGPRGGVVVFVDGNRVGPAPIDNYPLSQGPHEIEFRAPGLKDVKKITVRAGQLYVVEGQMRPSSDTPTAVAAQPVDTPRSTVLEPSKSPEPVDQPGLALGTEQPPEVKESTSKSWYQKWYVWVGVGVVAAAAGAGAYAMTRGPAELTPNEVCGGTCDGDIGFSGLRPAMPANGVRF, encoded by the coding sequence ATGAGTCTTCGCCGCTTCGCCATCCTGTCGCTCGTCGCCACCCTGGCGCTGCCGTCCGCGGCGTTCGCCCAGGACATTGATGATCTCCTGGGCCCCTCGGAGACGAAGCCCACGAAGCCCAAGGGCACCAAGACCAAACCCGCGAAGCCGCCGAAGCCGACGGTGAAGCGCAAGACGCCGCCGAAGCCGACGGCGAAGCGCAAGGGCAAGACGGGCAAGAACGCCGCCACGGCCACCGCCGAGGACACGGCCCCCGCGAAGGCCACGCTCGCGCTCAAGCTGGGCAGCAACGCGCGCGGCGCGAAGGTGACGGTGGACGGGCAGGAGGTGAACCCGCAGACGCCGCTGGAGCTGGCGCCGGGTGAGTACACCGTCGTCGCCCGCCGTCAGAACTATTCGGACTTCATCCAGCAGGTGACGCTGGCGCCGGGCCTGACGACGGAGCTGATCATCGCGCTGGACGCGGCCACGGGCTTCGCCACCCTGCGCGCGGACGGGCCCCGCGGGGGGGTGGTGGTGTTCGTGGACGGCAACCGCGTGGGGCCCGCCCCCATCGACAACTACCCCCTGTCCCAGGGACCGCACGAAATCGAGTTCCGCGCGCCGGGGCTCAAGGACGTGAAGAAGATCACCGTGCGCGCCGGACAGCTCTATGTCGTGGAGGGGCAGATGCGTCCCTCCTCGGACACCCCGACGGCGGTGGCGGCTCAGCCGGTGGACACGCCGCGCTCGACGGTGCTGGAGCCCTCGAAGTCCCCGGAGCCGGTGGACCAGCCGGGGCTGGCGCTGGGCACCGAGCAGCCGCCGGAGGTGAAGGAGAGCACCAGCAAGTCCTGGTACCAGAAGTGGTACGTCTGGGTGGGCGTGGGCGTGGTGGCCGCCGCCGCGGGCGCTGGCGCCTACGCGATGACCCGGGGCCCCGCGGAGCTCACCCCGAACGAAGTGTGCGGCGGGACGTGCGACGGCGACATCGGGTTCTCGGGCCTGCGCCCGGCGATGCCCGCGAACGGCGTGCGCTTCTGA
- a CDS encoding cellulose synthase family protein has protein sequence MTTVEIIFLAVYFSLLSVLGVYGSHRYRMAFLYYRHKFKLPTPNGTLKALPKVTIQLPIFNEMYVVERLVESVCRIDYPRELLEIQVLDDSTDETCGIARACVERHRQKGHDIVYIHRVNRSGFKAGALENGLKLASGEYVAVFDADFVPSPDFLMRTVPFFADAKVGMVQVRWGHLNREFSILTQAQSIFLDGHFIIEHTARNRAGCFFNFNGTAGIWRRSTISDAGGWQHDTLTEDLDLSYRAQLKGWQFIFLPEVISPAEVPVDMNAFKSQQHRWAKGSIQTAKKLLPTILKSDLPLLVKREAFFHLTNNMAYLLMVLLSVLMPISMVVRFQHGLYGTLFLDLPFFITATASVCVFYVAAQRERGVKGWERFKYLPFLMSLGIGLAINNAKAVGEALLNQQSGFARTPKTGAEGKSVKAVKKSYRGSKTLMPVVELLFAAYFTGALWFAIDSRIYTSVPFIILFLAGFLYVGASSLLQGLAGRAKVPDAAPAVTPSEEQPRQAA, from the coding sequence ATGACCACCGTCGAGATCATCTTCCTGGCAGTCTACTTCAGCTTGCTGAGCGTGCTGGGAGTCTACGGCTCCCACCGCTACCGCATGGCGTTTTTGTATTACCGCCACAAGTTCAAGCTGCCGACGCCCAACGGCACGCTGAAGGCGCTGCCCAAGGTCACCATCCAGCTGCCCATCTTCAACGAGATGTACGTGGTGGAGCGCCTGGTGGAGTCGGTGTGCCGCATCGACTACCCGCGCGAGCTGCTGGAGATCCAGGTGCTGGACGACTCCACGGACGAGACGTGCGGCATCGCGCGCGCGTGCGTGGAGCGCCACCGGCAGAAGGGCCACGACATCGTCTACATCCACCGCGTCAACCGCTCGGGCTTCAAGGCGGGCGCGCTGGAGAACGGCCTCAAGCTGGCCTCGGGCGAGTACGTGGCGGTGTTCGACGCGGACTTCGTCCCCAGCCCCGACTTCCTGATGCGCACGGTGCCGTTCTTCGCGGACGCGAAGGTGGGCATGGTGCAGGTGCGCTGGGGCCACCTGAACCGTGAGTTCAGCATCCTCACGCAGGCGCAGAGCATCTTCCTGGACGGGCACTTCATCATCGAGCACACCGCGCGCAACCGCGCCGGCTGCTTCTTCAACTTCAACGGCACCGCGGGCATCTGGCGCCGCAGCACCATCTCCGACGCGGGCGGCTGGCAGCACGACACGCTCACGGAGGACCTGGACCTGTCCTACCGCGCGCAGCTCAAGGGCTGGCAGTTCATCTTCCTCCCGGAGGTCATCTCCCCCGCGGAGGTGCCGGTGGACATGAACGCCTTCAAGAGCCAGCAGCACCGCTGGGCCAAGGGCTCCATCCAGACGGCGAAGAAGCTGCTCCCCACCATCCTCAAGAGCGACCTGCCGCTCCTGGTGAAGCGCGAGGCCTTCTTCCACCTCACCAACAACATGGCCTACCTGTTGATGGTGCTCCTGTCCGTGCTGATGCCCATCAGCATGGTGGTGCGCTTCCAGCACGGCCTGTACGGCACGCTGTTCCTGGACCTGCCGTTCTTCATCACCGCGACGGCCAGCGTCTGCGTCTTCTATGTGGCCGCCCAGCGCGAGCGCGGCGTGAAGGGCTGGGAGCGCTTCAAGTACCTGCCCTTCCTGATGAGCCTGGGCATTGGCCTGGCCATCAACAACGCGAAGGCCGTGGGCGAGGCGCTGCTCAACCAGCAGTCGGGTTTCGCGCGCACGCCGAAGACGGGCGCGGAGGGCAAGAGCGTCAAGGCCGTGAAGAAGAGCTACCGGGGCAGCAAGACGCTGATGCCGGTGGTGGAGCTGCTCTTCGCCGCGTACTTCACCGGGGCGCTGTGGTTCGCCATCGACTCGCGCATCTACACGTCGGTGCCCTTCATCATCCTGTTCCTGGCGGGCTTCCTCTACGTGGGCGCGTCCAGCCTGCTGCAGGGGCTGGCGGGCCGGGCGAAGGTGCCGGACGCCGCCCCCGCCGTGACGCCCTCCGAGGAGCAGCCGCGTCAGGCGGCCTGA
- a CDS encoding D-alanine--D-alanine ligase family protein yields the protein MGKRVGVLMGGWGEEREISLKTGEAVVAALETLGHTVTRVFAGPGLDRALRAADIDVAFLALHGRMGEDGRVQGLLELLEIPYTGSGVLASALAMDKPMAKKLFQLHNLASPRGYRVAREDAERALELHGDSGFPCVVKPAKGGSSVGLSVVHDAGALVPVVVQACRFGGEALVERFVQGQEVTVGILGDSVLGSCEVSYPREGFDYEAKYKGGGAQYFLPPRLSDVRRVNVESLALAAYRALGCRGYGRVDLMCSDTENDVVLEVNTLPGFTPTSLLPKIAARAGLDFPALVQGVLDRATRDESHVAEGPALAPAAPVPLRVAR from the coding sequence ATGGGCAAGCGCGTGGGAGTGCTGATGGGCGGGTGGGGCGAAGAGCGGGAGATTTCGCTCAAGACGGGGGAGGCCGTGGTGGCGGCCCTGGAGACCCTGGGGCACACCGTCACCCGCGTCTTCGCGGGCCCGGGCCTGGACCGGGCGCTGCGCGCGGCGGACATCGACGTGGCCTTCCTCGCGCTGCACGGCCGCATGGGCGAGGACGGCCGCGTGCAGGGCCTGCTGGAGCTGCTGGAGATTCCGTACACCGGCTCCGGCGTGCTGGCCTCCGCGCTGGCCATGGACAAGCCCATGGCGAAGAAGCTCTTCCAACTGCACAACCTGGCCTCGCCCCGGGGTTACCGGGTGGCCCGCGAGGACGCGGAGCGCGCGCTGGAGCTGCACGGCGACAGCGGCTTCCCCTGCGTGGTGAAGCCCGCGAAGGGCGGCTCGTCCGTGGGCCTGTCCGTGGTGCACGACGCCGGGGCGCTGGTGCCCGTGGTGGTCCAGGCGTGCCGCTTCGGCGGCGAGGCCCTGGTGGAGCGCTTCGTCCAGGGCCAGGAGGTGACGGTGGGCATCCTCGGCGACAGCGTGCTGGGCAGCTGCGAGGTGTCCTACCCGCGCGAGGGCTTCGACTACGAGGCCAAGTACAAGGGCGGCGGCGCCCAGTACTTCCTCCCGCCCCGCCTGTCCGACGTCCGCCGCGTCAACGTGGAGTCGCTCGCGCTCGCGGCCTACCGGGCCCTGGGCTGCCGGGGCTACGGCCGGGTGGACCTGATGTGCTCCGACACGGAGAACGACGTGGTGCTGGAGGTGAACACCCTGCCGGGCTTCACCCCCACCAGCCTCCTGCCGAAGATCGCCGCCCGCGCGGGCCTGGACTTCCCCGCGCTGGTGCAGGGCGTGCTGGACCGCGCCACCCGTGACGAGTCCCATGTCGCGGAAGGCCCCGCCCTCGCGCCCGCGGCTCCCGTGCCCCTGCGCGTCGCGCGCTAG